Proteins from one Malassezia vespertilionis chromosome 2, complete sequence genomic window:
- a CDS encoding uncharacterized protein (COG:J; BUSCO:EOG09264R1U; EggNog:ENOG503Q2ZE), with protein MSMTCPLEEQQSSHPDAKVILPSQAPPPPTNAALKSYMYAPESLPPRQDPLLHFIVNLLMRDGKRATAERYIANMMGHMGKLTNTDPLPLVYEAVELAKPVLRMQSRKQGGKTMQVPIPLNERQSTRRAIMWIIEASRRRADRDISRRLAVEMLAVLEGNSSVLSRKDEQHKIGTINRANASVRI; from the coding sequence ATGAGTATGACGTGCCCTTTGGAGGAACAGCAGAGCTCACATCCGGACGCAAAAGTGATACTTCCCAGTCAGGCGCCCCCTCCGCCGACgaacgcggcgctgaaATCGTATATGTATGCTCCAGAGTCGCTTCCTCCGCGCCAGGATCCGCTTTTGCACTTTATTGTGAACTTGCTAATGCGTGATGGAAAGAGGGCTACCGCGGAGAGGTATATTGCGAACATGATGGGCCACATGGGGAAACTGACAAACACGGACCCACTCCCGCTTGTATATGAAGCAGTAGAACTTGCGAAGCCAGTCTTGCGTATGCAATCGCGAAAGCAGGGTGGTAAGACGATGCAAGTTCCTATACCCTTGAACGAACGGCAAagtacgcggcgcgcgattaTGTGGATTATTGAAGCAAGTCGACGTCGTGCAGACCGCGATATAAGCCGTCGCCTTGCTGTTGAGATGCTGGCAGTACTGGAGGGGAATAGCTCTGTCCTCTCGCGTAAGGATGAGCAACACAAAATTGGCACGATTAATCGTGCTAACGCGAGTGTCCGTATCTGA
- the HIS7 gene encoding dCMP deaminase (MEROPS:MER0065588; COG:E; EggNog:ENOG503NUBP) has translation MKALATKGYIEPIRAHIEAGKPYMGICIGMQALCLGSDESPGVPGLGIVPARVGRFSPEDVDGLQKAVPHMGWNTAQIPAFATPSGPVDGEAFGRTYGSAKEEHYYFVHSYRAAFGPELADWTLSTTTYGTETFISVVQHRNIFATQFHPEKSGAAGLRILDAWLKLDGTPQTSAALGPRTLMHTQDVMFTLPTRRIVACLDVRSNDQGDLVVTKGESYDVRGGTEAGAKSEVRNMGKPVELAQRYYAEGADEVTFLNITSFRNWALDDQPMLSLLKVAANTIFVPLTIGGGIRDFTDPDGTFHPALGVAHAYFRAGADKVSIGSEAVYAVEQLLQRALALNGATDPRDAPDAALESDTGIEQIAWQYGVQSVVVSVDPRRVYLEEGEDIDPAHSACVVSGTDERPGKQGNARWWYQCTVKGGREARNLDVLQLARGVERLGAGELLINSIDRDGSNAGFDTQLIDLIRSHVSIPVVASSGAGSAQHFSELFAKREATGKATIEAALAAGIFHRNEVRIRDVKDSLVRDGFVVRTSDGAI, from the coding sequence ATGAAAGCACTTGCCACCAAAGGGTACATTGAGCCCATCCGTGCACATATCGAGGCGGGTAAGCCGTATATGGGCATTTGTATAGGAAtgcaggcgctgtgccTGGGGTCGGACGAGTCACCCGGCGTGCCTGGACTTGGCAttgtgccggcgcgcgtcggccgCTTCAGCCCGGAGGACGTGGATGGCCTGCAAAAAGCTGTGCCACACATGGGCTGGAACACTGCGCAGATTCCCGCATtcgcgacgccgagcggcCCCGTGGACGGCGAGGCGTTTGGGCGTACGTACGGATCCGCGAAAGAAGAGCACTACTACTTTGTGCATTCTTACCGCGCAGCATTTGGTCCTGAACTAGCCGACTGGACGCTATCGACGACCACCTATGGCACCGAGACGTTTATCTCGGTTGTGCAGCACCGCAACATTTTCGCGACGCAGTTCCACCCTgaaaaaagcggcgcagcgggcCTGCGCATCCTCGACGCCTGGCTCAAGCTGGACGGAACGCCACAGACTTCCGCCGCTCTAGGACCGCGTACGCTCATGCACACGCAGGACGTGATGTTTACCCTTCCCACGCGTCGCATAGTTGCGTGCTTGGACGTACGAAGCAACGACCAGGGCGACCTTGTGGTGACCAAAGGCGAGAGCTACGATGTGCGTGGAGGTACTGAGGCCGGCGCCAAGTCGGAGGTGCGCAATATGGGGAAACCCGTggagctcgcgcagcggtaCTATGCCGAAGGCGCCGACGAAGTCACTTTCTTAAACATTACCTCTTTCCGCAACTGGGCGCTCGACGACCAGCCCATGCTGTCGCTGCTCAAAGTCGCCGCGAACACCATCTTTGTGCCGCTCACTATCGGTGGCGGTATCCGCGACTTTACCGACCCCGACGGCACCTTTCACCCCGCCCTCGGCGTAGCCCATGCGTATTTCCGCGCAGGTGCCGACAAGGTCAGTATCGGCAGCGAAGCCGTGTATGctgtcgagcagctgctgcagcgggCACTGGCGCTGAATGGCGCTACGGACCCCCGCGATGCTCCGGACGCGGCACTCGAGAGCGATACAGGGATCGAGCAGATCGCTTGGCAGTACGGCGTGCAGTCTGTGGTCGTATCTGTCGACCCACGACGAGTGTATCTTGAAGAAGGCGAGGATATAGATCCTGCACACAGCGCCTGTGTCGTCTCTGGCACGGACGAGCGCCCTGGAAAGCAGGGAAACGCACGCTGGTGGTACCAATGCACCGTGAAAGGCGGGCGCGAAGCGAGGAATCTTGATGTCCTGCagcttgcacgcggcgtcgagcgcctcggtgCTGGCGAGCTGCTGATCAACAGCATCGACCGCGACGGCAGCAATGCTGGATTCGACACGCAGTTGATCGACCTAATCCGCTCGCATGTTTCGATCCCCGTGGTGGCGAGCAGCGGTGCGGGCAGCGCACAGCACTTTAGCGAGTTGTTTGCAAAGCGCGAGGCTACGGGAAAAGCAACTATCGAGGCAGCGCTAGCTGCGGGTATTTTTCATCGCAACGAGGTGCGGATTCGCGACGTGAAGGACtcgcttgtgcgcgatggATTTGTCGTGCGCACGAGCGACGGCGCAATATAG
- the RPF1 gene encoding Ribosome production factor 1 (COG:A; EggNog:ENOG503NYGV) — protein sequence MTTTKTDMVISRSLPKTLTKPGKVARGKCTTSRRFFLDVVTMARTVQGLSEDATSRTGNVSHILNKHKRQDEFQKYRKEKTRKKLQRRLQIAKEERTSAGGKLKRKERLATNKTRTIENTRDYNPTVLNAPNTHETPCWMQAKEPVLPSTEREASDDDEGEKDEGEEDDDEEDDDEENDDEDDDEEDDDDGPEEIQLDESNVAEAWPDLVDPQQAKYDLDDDLHAAPSILITTSMPSNSTSPHLTSANARSHPAAQVRDFIKELLNVFPGAEYRPRAKAQGAGLGKICSWARSRRFDAVAVIGESRKKPCTLTLVQLPLGPTALFRLTSIDMGKDIFGHARPTPHTPELILNNFTTALGHQVGQMLQHLFPKIPQLEGRQVVTAHNQRDYVFFRRHRYEFRTKDKAALQEIGPRFTLKLVSMRANLPKGAGAWNGRFVEELEDSPEVEPPAAASHAAPDEGLEFKWEPKMGASRRNFYL from the exons ATGACCA CGACGAAAACAGACATGGTGATTAGCAGGAGCCTGCCAAAAACGCTGACCAAGCCGGGCAAAGTGGCACGTGGCAAATGCACGacctcgcgccgcttttttttGGACGTCGTGACGATGGCACGAACAGTGCAGGGCCTCAGTGAGGATGCAACGTCCCGTACGGGCAATGTATCGCATATCCTCAATaagcacaagcgccagGATGAATTTCAAAAGTATCGGAAAGAAAAGACGCGCAAGAAATTGCAACGAAGGCTGCAAATCGCCAAGGAAGAGCGCACGTCTGCGGGGGGGAAATTGAAGCGTAAGGAGCGTCTTGCTACGAATAAGACAAGGACAATCGAGAATACGCGCGATTATAATCCTACGGTACTGAATGCGCCGAATACACATGAAACGCCGTGCTGGATGCAAGCTAAGGAGCCTGTATTACCCAGTACGGAGAGGGAAGCGAgtgacgacgacgaaggAGAAAAAGACGAAGGAGAagaggacgacgacgaagaggacgacgacgaagagaacgacgacgaagatgacgacgaagaggacgaTGACGACGGGCCCGAAGAAATCCAGCTGGACGAATCCAACGTGGCTGAGGCGTGGCCAGACTTGGTCGACCCCCAGCAAGCCAAGTACGATCTAGACGATGATCTACACGCTGCACCCTCCATCCTTATTACCACTTCGATGCCGTCGAACTCAACTTCGCCACATCTTACCTCGGCAAACGCTCGAAGCCacccagcagcgcaagtgcgcgacTTTATCAAAGAACTTCTCAATGTCTTTCCCGGTGCCGAGTATCgtccgcgcgccaaagctCAGGGTGCAGGGCTTGGCAAGATTTGTAGCTGGGCACGCTCGCGGCGATTCGATGCCGTTGCCGTGATTGGCGAGTCGCGCAAGAAGCCATGTACACTTACCCTTGTCCAACTCCCGCTTGGCCCTACCGCCCTCTTCCGACTTACTTCGATCGATATGGGCAAGGATATCTTTGGGCATGCACGACCCACTCCGCACACTCCTGAGCTGATCCTGAATAATTTTACCACCGCGCTAGGCCACCAAGTCGGCcaaatgctgcagcatctTTTCCCAAAAATTCCCCAGCTCGAAGGACGCCAGGTCGTTACTGCACATAACCAACGTGACTATGTCTTTTTCCGTCGCCATCGCTACGAGTTCCGCACCAAAGACAAGGCAGCCCTGCAGGAAATAGGCCCGCGATTCACCCTGAAACTTGTTTCTATGCGCGCTAACCTTCCCAAAGGCGCCGGTGCATGGAATGGCCGTTTTGTGGAGGAGCTCGAAGACAGTCCCGAAGTCGAGCCgcccgcagcagcgtcgcatGCCGCACCCGACGAAGGCTTGGAATTTAAGTGGGAACCGAAAATGGGTGCTTCACGACGCAACTTTTACCTGTAG
- the SUA7 gene encoding transcription initiation factor IIB (COG:K; EggNog:ENOG503NU54; BUSCO:EOG09262PAY), with the protein MSAESEPAKAVPPSLSDAFAITPRFAEARAVQQANAGHMHGLAKPKKAQPHFLPDLNVRLLCPECQTVPPNITEEFASGDLVCADCGLVLGDRIVDTRSEWRTFANEDGDDPSRVGSAANPILDGITEQLESRIAARDGGTGTSRDLLRTMSRTYGSRDRSLLDAFDSIQNKCDSIHLPRTVCDTAKQAYRRVDQEKLLRGKHTDAIIAAAIYVACRVNRVPRTFPEVCALTSVRKQQVARCFREMKEAFGLNATGMGSVAGSEAAHAGAGPGPGTSGAGTPLGLAIGATDLVARYCNHLGLDMSIVRVTEAITNRIHDLGYLAGRSPITIAAASIYLVTILVDEQRTARRISVAAGVSDVTIKHSFKELLKVQDTVLTPDILAKDSRIDLHRLEIK; encoded by the coding sequence ATGTCGGCAGAGTCGGAGCCTGCGAAGGCGGTACCGCCGTCGCTTTCCGATGCATTTGCAATCACGCCTAGgtttgccgaggcgcgtgccGTTCAGCAGGCGAATGCGGGACATATGCACGGGTTGGCAAAGCCTAAAAAGGCGCAGCCACACTTCCTCCCCGACTTAAATGTGCGGCTGCTGTGCCCCGAGTGCCAGACGGTTCCCCCAAACATTACAGAAGAGTTTGCTAGCGGTGATCTTGTCTGTGCAGACTGTGGTctcgtgctcggcgacAGGATCGTCGATACGCGCAGCGAATGGCGCACATTTGCAAACGAGGACGGAGACGATCCGTCGCGTGTGGGCAGCGCTGCGAATCCGATCCTCGATGGAATCACAGAGCAACTAGAGAGCAGAATTGCCGCTCGCGACGGCGGTACAGGCACGtcgcgcgacttgctgcgcaccatgtcgcgcacgtACGGATCTCGCGATCGGTCCTTGCTGGACGCATTCGACTCGATCCAGAACAAGTGCGACAGTATTCATCTCCCACGCACCGTATGCGACACGGCGAAGCAGGCGTACCGGCGTGTTGACCAGGAAAAGCTACTGCGCGGAAAGCACACCGACGCAATTATTGCTGCAGCGATCTATGTAGCGTGTCGTGTGAATCGAGTTCCGCGCACGTTTCCCGAAGTGTGTGCACTCACTTcagtgcgcaagcagcaagtggcgcgctgcttccgcGAGATGAAGGAAGCGTTCGGTTTGAATGCTACGGGAATGGGCTCGGTCGCTGGCAGCGAAGCCGCACACGCAGGCGCTGGCCCTGGCCCCGGTACCTCTGGCGCTGGTACGCCGCTTGGCCTTGCGATTGGCGCAACAGATTTGGTGGCGCGTTACTGCAACCACTTGGGTCTGGATATGTCGATAGTGCGTGTCACGGAAGCGATTACGAACCGCATCCACGACCTCGGCTACCTCGCCGGCCGCTCTCCGATTACGATTGCTGCTGCGTCCATTTATTTGGTGACTATCTTggtcgacgagcagcgcaccgcacgGCGAATTTCCGTGGCTGCCGGTGTCTCGGATGTGACAATCAAGCACTCTTTCAaggagctgctcaaggTCCAAGACACGGTGCTCACCCCTGATATCCTTGCAAAAGACAGCCGAATCGATCTGCACCGGTTAGAGATTAAGTAA
- a CDS encoding alkaline phosphatase (TransMembrane:3 (i112-135o141-163i199-221o); EggNog:ENOG503NY3N; COG:S) — translation MYRTFFLGTRKRAQNRMDLDSDPKSSLLQGQSTTELVIENTGADVITDLRQTASMLVAAQQAHIAASQVAKAQDECVENSGVDGLTHPDGHAPKDLLHQAAGLVKEPKVAALALRCEVVASFLFRLITYVFLRIIPGRFGIYAVHFFTLYLAAWCTYELYLGLHRQRTENTPRVHVSPTKIFTSLLLGRSTRSTRVNQLLLGLQTIVFLWFLDAYYAPYMFPSYREDSLRFARIGALTPSSATLHVRYPTPLPGLDGFWETELDGALQDASNFQGTPVRVVWRQAPDMAEGGEKTAPRVSSMFRDTRRWERGPLLRLNETADWTATAVLKDLWPATRYEWRLAFVHNNTFAPLPERPVQFVTWPDPRLSAYLKTKSSKDANHAPLDDPNHFTFATFSCVKPDFPYHPAQFWGWNWLLKLVGIGGGEGGIAQRNRVHGFDLLADRLAKVPAGGFRFLLELGDLIYADVPRYEGPFIETYRKLYRNLFASASFRRVYSKIPIIGIYDDHEIINNWSGGGYGDESEPVDSKQAREYEAQPSPPQGLESGLQAWEEYVGNANPSPNVAGDHFFNFQYGDTAFFVMDTRKHRVHPSYKGPIRSTLGLRQRTALLSWLAQVNGTATFKFLISSVPFTSLWGGPLDFDGRKDGWSAYPEERKLIMDVIQYVPNVIILSGDRHEFASVSFRNASVEFSTSPLSMFYIPVRTLAQSHSMDPPGDEQLLKYLPDGNHKWTELEVDTRYPEEPVVRVGVFVDGKEAWHLDVHGRPVRRAQGALGSIAKSLMELLGFRDVRWFD, via the exons ATGTACCGCACCTTTTTTCTTGGCACCCGGAAGCGTGCACAGAATCGCATGGATCTGGACAGCGACCCGAAGAGTTCTTTGCTTCAGGGCCAGTCTACAACAGAGCTTGTGATTGAAAACACGGGCGCAGACGTGATTACGGATCTGCGCCAGACGGCGAGCATGCtggtcgctgcgcaacagGCACACATTGCGGCAAGCCAGGTCGCGAAAGCACAGGACGAATGTGTGGAAAATAGCGGGGTGGATGGACTGACGCACCCAGATGGACACGCGCCCAAGGATCTCTTGCACCAGGCCGCGGGTCTTGTCAAGGAGCCCAAAGTCGCTGcactcgcgctgcgctgcgaggTGGTTGCCAGCTTCTTGTTCCGCCTTATCACGTACGTCTTTTTACGCATAATTCCGGGACGGTTTGGTATCTACGCGGTACATTTCTTCACACTGTATCTCGCCGCATGGTGTACGTACGAGCTCTACCTTGGACTCCACCGGCAGCGCACGGAGAATACGCCGCGCGTACACGTCTCGCCGACAAAGATTTTCACATCGCTCCTCCTCGGCCGCTCTACGAGATCTACGCGCGTGAATCAGCTTTTGCTGGGCCTCCAGACCATCGTTTTTCTCTGGTTTCTGGATGCGTACTACGCACCGTACATGTTTCCTTCGTACCGCGAAGACTCTttgcgctttgcacgcatcgGGGCACTTACGCCTTCATCGGCTACACTGCATGTGCGCTACCCAACACCTCTGCCTGGGCTCGATGGTTTCTGGGAGACGGAAttggacggcgcgctgcaggatgCGAGCAACTTTCAGGGGACGCCCGTGCGCGTTGTGTGGCGGCAAGCACCGGATATGGCTGAGGGTGGGGAGAAGACAGCTCCGCGTGTAAGCAGCATGTTCCGCGATACACGACGCTGGGAGCGCGGCCCTCTTCTGCGCTTGAACGAGACTGCGGATTGGACAGCCACTGCAGTGCTCAAGGATCTATGGCCCGCTACCCGGTACGAATGGCGGTTAGCGTTCGTACACAACAAtacgtttgcgccgctgccggaGCGGCCTGTGCAGTTTGTAACGTGGCCAGATCCACGGCTCTCTGCGTACCTCAAGACAAAGTCGAGCAAGGATGCAAATCACGCGCCACTCGACGACCCAAACCACTTTACGTTTGCCACCTTCTCTTGTGTCAAACCCGATTTTCCCTACCATCCCGCACAGTTCTGGGGGTGGAACTGGCTCTTGAAGCTCGTGGGGATTGGCGGCGGAGAAGGGGGGATTGCACAGCGCAATCGTGTGCATGGTTTCGATCTGTTGGCAGATCGACTTGCCAAGGTGCCCGCTGGCGGATTCCGATTTTTGCTTGAGCTTGG CGATTTGATTTACGCAGATGTGCCCCGCTACGAGGGACCGTTTATCGAGACGTACCGCAAGTTGTACCGCAACCTGTTTGCCTCGGCATCGTTCCGCAGAGTCTACTCCAAGATCCCTATTATTGGCATATACGATGACCACGAGATTATTAACAACTGGTCGGGGGGGGGATACGGAGATGAATCAGAGCCGGTCGATTcgaagcaggcgcgcgaatACGAAGCGCAGCCTTCGCCGCCGCAGGGCCTCGAAAGTGGCTTGCAAGCTTGGGAAGAGTATGTTGGGAACGCGAATCCCTCGCCGAACGTTGCCGGGGACCACTTTTTCAACTTCCAGTATGGCGACACTGCATTCTTTGTCATGGACACGCGTAAACATCGGGTCCATCCAAGCTACAAAGGACCTATCCGGTCCACACTTGGGCTTCGGCAGCGTACTGCGCTACTTTCGTGGCTTGCACAGGTGAATGGCACCGCGACATTCAAGTTTCTTATCTCTTCTGTACCATTTACCTCTTTGTGGGGCGGCCCGCTCGACTTTGACGGCCGCAAGGACGGTTGGTCTGCTTATcccgaggagcgcaaacTGATCATGGACGTGATTCAATATGTACCGAACGTGATCATCCTCTCGGGTGACCGGCACGAATTTGCATCGGTCAGCTTTCGCAATGCGTCTGTGGAATTCAGCACGAGTCCATTGTCCATGTTTTACATTCCCGTTCGCACACTCGCACAGTCGCACTCGATGGACCCTCCGGGCGACGAACAACTACTCAAGTACCTCCCTGATGGGAACCATAAATGGACAGAGCTCGAAGTGGATACACGCTATCCAGAAGAGCCTGTCGTACGTGTCGGCGTATTTGTCGACGGAAAGGAGGCGTGGCATCTAGACGTGCATGGACGGCCCGTACGGCGAGCACAGGGCGCGTTGGGATCCATCGCGAAGAGTCTCATGGAACTTCTTGGGTTCCGCGATGTGCGCTGGTTCGATTGA
- the NUP84 gene encoding Nucleoporin nup84 (EggNog:ENOG503P0IF; COG:U; COG:Y): MAEQDAGAEEPLSSFETFADAYRAVKNLSFAEQLDPASGTALVFADICAERAQLAEEVHAGILAPTAPLEDWDVVEWNTEKHTWGLIQLLFAERLLDPRSTTRDEAQHIYETPLDTVQRVLDADPELMELKIIREWLQDLLPVRHAVEVRKGYMPFTKNDLRANKRVQTLSGQRGNERLAEQLDPDAATRGPGTWDVEDANYEKALLRNLFEYVRAGELDKALYLCVQASQMWRAASLRGALFYHDPLLSADDANAAPMGDRFRGIWRHVANKTASNTALDPYERALYGCLCGNLGSVLNVSHTWEERLWGYINARFEQHLDQALASATPSLFVADSVPAHTVKADSSAEASEGLESIFEQLLQSDTPGLQSSAVEPYHIAQRAVITNHVPDLVSRINARLSEMEALPPAQYARYVRFFAHLVLYCHLVHMPLPISLRAPILNAYVSVLQRANQSSELIALYASSLDTEDAHVVYAEFLCSMDGDTPLEDRRNAILQAQPYGLDPAIVARCAVDMIFAEMLPQIAQQGMTSEWDAALGADERRLVLSIDWLTFFDATFPDAVLQTNRLLRIFMVTGRLHAAHRLLQRLPHELLNMIADLGLPMDQLVELDHWRSYFDVLDKNVVVRGLWADLAKADSRTEQHEWLAALRSATEAARIANMELLELGWLHLDIEAVSEEEACRIEELTLVRRRYIPEIVFSLHLMLVDTSQVIPENLAYALGLSNMVADERLRLYAEFSAIDPAPGEARNMLRTYLEHVREAALLALDRHEDVFGCDKRIRAL, encoded by the exons ATGGCGGAGCAGGACGCCGGAGCGGAGGAGCCGCTCTCGAGTTTCGAGACATTTGCTGATGCATATCGCGCTGTTAAAAACTTGAGTTtcgccgagcagcttgaCCCAGCGTCGGGCACTGCGCTCGTTTTCGCAGATATttgtgccgagcgcgcgcaacttgCCGAAGAAGTCCATGCGGGCATTCTTGCGCCCACGGCACCGCTTGAGGACTGGGACGTGGTCGAATGGAACACAGAGAAACACACGTGGGGTCTGATCCAGCTGCTTTTTGC CGAACGTCTTTTGGATCCCCGGTCCACGACCCGCGACGAGGCACAGCACATATACGAGACGCCGCTGGACACAGTACAACGGGTACTGGACGCAGATCCAGAGCTCATGGAGCTTAAAATTATTCGCGAGTGGCTACAAGACCTGCTGCCAGTCCGGCATGCGGTGGAAGTGCGCAAAGGCTACATGCCCTTCACCAAGAATGATTTGCGCGCCAACAAACGGGTACAGACTTTGTCTGGCCAGCGTGGGAATGAGCGTTTGGCTGAACAGCTGGATCCAGATGCAGCAACGCGCGGGCCCGGCACATGGGACGTAGAAGACGCCAACTATGAAaaggcgcttttgcgcaaccTGTTTGAgtacgtgcgcgccggcgagctcgacaaggCGCTCTATTTGTGTGTGCAAGCCAGTCAGAtgtggcgcgctgcatcgctgcgcggcgcactctTTTACCATGACCCCCTCCTCTCCGCGGACGACGCCAATGCCGCGCCCATGGGCGATCGCTTCCGCGGAATTTGGCGCCATGTAGCGAACAAAACGGCGTCAAACACAGCATTGGATCCGTatgagcgcgcgctgtaTGGGTGCCTCTGCGGTAATCTCGGCTCGGTGCTTAATGTGAGTCATACGTGGGAGGAAAGGCTCTGGGGCTACATTAATGCACGATTTGAACAGCACTTGGACCAGGCACTGGCAAGTGCCACTCCTTCGTTGTTTGTTGCAGACAGCGTGCCGGCACACACGGTCAAGGCAGACAGTTCTGCTGAGGCATCCGAGGGCCTGGAATCCATTtttgagcagctgctgcagtcGGATACGCCCGGCCTACAGTCCTCCGCCGTGGAGCCTTAccacattgcgcagcgcgcagtgaTTACAAACCATGTACCCGACCTTGTGTCGCGAATAAATGCGCGCCTATCAGAGATGGAAGCGCTTCCTCCCGCCCAGTATGCGCGCTATGTGCGCTTTTTTGCACACCTTGTGTTGTATTGCCATCTGGTGCACATGCCGCTACCGATTTCACTGCGAGCGCCCATATTGAATGCATACGTGAGtgtcttgcagcgcgcaaaccAAAGCAGCGAGCTGATCGCGCTGTACGCGAGCAGTCTCGACACCGAGGACGCACACGTGGTTTACGCCGAGTTTCTTTGCTCCATGGATGGTGATACGCCGCTGGAGGACCGCCGCAATGCTATTTTGCAAGCACAGCCATACGGCCTGGATCCCGCGATTGTGGCACGGTGTGCTGTAGACATGatctttgccgagatgcTTCCCCAGATTGCACAACAAGGCATGACGAGCGAATGGGACGCTGCATTGGGTGCCGACGAACGTCGACTTGTGTTGAGCATCGACTGGCTCACCTTTTTTGACGCCACGTTCCCGGATGCTGTGCTCCAAACGAATCGCTTGCTCCGTATCTTTATGGTGACAGGGCGtctgcacgcggcgcatcgtctcttgcagcgcttgccgcacgAATTGTTGAATATGATTGCGGATTTGGGCCTTCCCATGGACCAACTCGTGGAGCTCGACCACTGGCGCAGCTACTTTGACGTGCTGGACAAGAACGTTGTGGTGCGTGGGCTATGGGCTGATTTGGCCAAGGCAGATTCACGCACCGAGCAGCACGAATGGctcgctgcactgcgctcTGCAACGgaagccgcgcgcattgccaaCATGGAACTGCTGGAGCTTGGCTGGCTGCATCTTGACATCGAGGCTGTCTCCGAGGAGGAGGCGTGCCGGATCGAGGAGCTGACGCTGGTTCGGAGACGGTATATCCCAGAGATTGTGTTTAGCTTGCATTTGATGCTTGTGGATACCAGCCAAGTGATCCCCGAGAATTTGGCGTACGCACTCGGGCTTTCCAACATGGTAGCAGACGAGCGCCTCCGGCTGTATGCAGAGTTTTCTGCGATCGATCCTGCGCcgggcgaggcgcgcaataTGCTACGAACATACCTTGAGCACGTCCGTGAGGCTGCCCTATTGGCATTAGACCGCCACGAGGACGTGTTTGGGTGCGACAAACGTATTCGCGCATTGTAG